From Daucus carota subsp. sativus chromosome 6, DH1 v3.0, whole genome shotgun sequence:
GTCTGGAATGTTTCCATTTCTACCATTTGAGCTCTGCTGTGCTGTTGAAGGGAAGTTCAATGGAATGGAAGCTGATGTGATGTTGTATGAAGAATCAGGACCTTGATAGAAAGAAGGGTAATGTGATGGAGCAGCAGGGAGACTACTCTCGGTAAAACTAGGGTAAGTCTGAAAGTTTGGAAATGAATGAGATGGAATGTCTTGAGTTTGGTATTGTGGCAAATGAGGTTGAGGTTCTTCTGGAAATGGCTGTTGCTGATATAGATGATCATTTGAATTATTTTCTGATCTGCTAGTGAGGTTCGGTGGTTGAAGGGACGGATAATCATCATTCAGAGGTTGTTGATGGAAATTATGAGATGGGTAATCATCAGTCGAGGGGGGCTGAGGGAAACTAGGGGATTGAATTTTGTTGGTAGTACTAGTATAAGAAGATGGAGCAATGTTGGGAGAAGTTGATGATAAAAAGCTTGAGGGATGTGATGGAGCAGTATTTGAGGACAGTTGCCGATCAATTTTATCATAGTTGTGAGACGATGGATCAAATTCTGGTGCTGATTTTGGAGCCGGATCCATATTGCTTGTTTCAGGATTCTATCAAAGAGAAGGTCACAATTAGAACAAACTCAATTTAGTTTTTCATGTTATCTTTCTATTAGTAGGCACTTCAggtaaataaaaaatagttcATTCTTGCAGAAAAAGATATTTCAACATTTCAGCATAAATACCATTTAACTGAGCTTAAGAAACTTAAACAAAAATTCATTACAACTATTTTAAAACTCGAATGTGCAAATACAGCACCCAGAAGTTAGGATGCAGTTATCTGCGGCATGCAAAAGAAAATTGGGGAAAAAAACTTATATTCATTAAGAGATAATATAGTaggaacatatatttttttccttttcggTACTACTTGCAATAGCAAGCACTAGATACTCCAAACAAATAAAAAGCAGTTTTTAAACAAATATGATAAGCCTTTTGTAAAAATTTAGGGATATTATCGGATAGGGGTTTATATCAAACAGGCCACTCGTTAGGTtaaaatatctcacttgacccacACATCTCAACGGGggctcatttaagccactataaaccaaatacatatcattttacccacatacTATTCATACctttttacttaatcatttataaaaaattaaccgtttGATTTTTTACTacgaaaccacttcgagtactttcataattatctctagtatttatcaaaataatttgagaaaTTATAAAGCAACATAACAAGGgtgatcaaataaatatatatttagagctacatatatttttaattacatagTTATGTTGCTTtaaaaattctcaaattatttttataaatactagagacaattatgaaagtaATCGAAGTGGTTTCGTTGTAAAAAACCAAACGGTTAATTTTTGacaaatgattaagtaaagaggtatgaatagtgatgtgggtaaaatgatatgtatttggtttatagtggcttaaatgagtccccGTTGAGATGTgtgggtcaagtgagatattttgacgcaACGAGCtgccagtttgatataaatcCCTTATCGGATATACCGctttttatactttttattgCAAACTTACTACTACATTCAACTAATTGCACATTTACGTTTTTAGTAgaaaaaaagaaatgaaaattgcATTAATACGGTACAATCGTCCCTCTCCCCcatttactctctctctctctctcttctcccaCCCTCTCCCCGTatccctctctttctctctctcctccatctccatctcctcgctttcttttctctctctctttttatctctctctttctctctatcCTCGCTCTCTTCTCCTTCTCCCTCTATCTCGATGTCTCTTTACACATCTTGGGGGAAGAGTCGGGGCTGGATAGAGAGAAATGAAAATGGATTCCAATGGTGCTGGGGGTAGTGAAGGAGGATGAGGCCGACACTCGGCGGTGGCGGAAAGAACGGGTATATGAGGGAGGTAAGTGCGGAGCAGAGAAAGTGTGCTAGTTGGTTGTTTTTGAGTTGATTTCTAGTTTGTTGCTTTAGTTGATTTTTTGGTTGCAACGTTTGTTGATTTTGCttttgtgattgtttttgtGGTTGTTTTTGTGTTATTGTTATCGGCCTCGCAGGGGCATTTTTTTTAGTCATTTGCAACTAGTTGCAACTTACTATGCAACTAAACctaattttcaaaagattttttttgaagttgcatttgtggttgcataCATGTTTGCTAGcagttgcagatatggttgcatatgccacctccgtatttttgcaaatatattttgaagtatagtatttttgcaatttgttttaaaaaatgacagtaattttgcaaaaaatcatttagacttgggtatttatgaaaaaagcccAAAAATTTATACAGACATGTATTTTATTACCAAACTCCTAGTTTTCCAAAGAAGTAATTCTTgaaagggttttatatcaaagtaGTCATCCATTGGAACCGAAAAACTCACCTGGACCACCCATTTTATCAGGGTATCATTTAAACCACTATAAACAACATATATATCATgccattatttcaaaatttaagaaaatgatgaaaaatgttaaaaaaattaaaatccttTGGTTGTTTGAACGCCTATATTTACTAAGTTGTATGTCCACGTCGTTTCCACATGGCAGCTCAGTCAAACAAAACTAAATATAACTAAATAATAGATAAATAATTCAATATAACTAAATCACATATAATTACGATGATTAGAATCataaaccctaatatatatgttgtatatgtctcgtatatatatatttgataggTTGGACATGTCAGCAAATTAGCCGTTGCAATCAAAGTAGTTGGAATAGAGACTTAGAAATCGCCACGTTTCAATGTATCAAGTGGATAACCGAAAAAATTTTGGtctcatttcaaattaaattacgtCTTGACAAATTTTTGCGAAGTTCGGTCAAAATAAACGTTTTTTGGAAAATTATATGACATTAATTTGATTAGGGTTTGACGTGAAACACAAGACAATGTGAtggtaaataataaaaaaatcaataaatagaTCAGAGAAATTTACACAAATAGAGGTTGAATTCAATGGAAAAGGGAAGACGAATACATGTTTGGTTAGAAAAAGCGAAATAGTAATAATGATGAGATATGCTTATCAGAAAAACTTCAATAGTCAActttttacataaaaatttaaaattaatagaatgtaactttatttttaaattaatgatgCAAACGAGACCAAATTTGTCAGTGAGACCCACTTGAAATATTCGAACGAATCAAGAGAcaattgataattaacccaatcaATATCCATAGATGTGATATATATGTTGTTTATAGAAGTTGAAATGAGACCATGATGAGGTGGGTGGTCTCAATGAGTTTTTTGGTTCCAGCAAGTGGCCCCTTTTATACATAACCCATTCTTAAAATATGGTAACTAGAATCTTTTTTTTCtgtaacgtaggaacccgcagccgctaccctttgggtgcgcactgggtacgggctcacgcaatagcctgcagACTACGTGAACCAGGTAAACCGCACGTAAGCGACAGGCTCTGGTCCAAGAGGCGTAATCACAAATTCTTCTCCCTTCGAGAGTCGAACCcatgaccaagaggatacaagttCTCTCTTtaaaccagctgaaccaacccttgcgggctgGTAACTAGAATCTTCATTACCAAAGGTTCAAAAGAAAAGACTGGATCTTAAAGCCCACATACAACACTATCTAATATACTGATACCAAAAATGTAATGAGGTAAGGGAAAactgaaattttatattagtatccAACCATTcagtttaatttataaaaaaaacttttgtTTCATAAAATAACTGACCTAATCAATACCAAAACATAAATTACGACTatttataatatagaaataGATAGAGAACATACAAAACCAATACTAGACGGACTGGATAGATCATTATCAACCCCAGGAGGGCCTGGAACAGGTTTCCTTCCTTCTTTGAGAGCTTTGCTTATATCTGCAGCTTTCCATGCTGCATATTTCTGTTTCTGCTCAAGCTGACAAAGAGAACTGCAACATTAGTATTTATCAACTGAATATGTATAATGATGATTCACAACcatagaaataaaaaattcaacatAGCCGGAAGTGACTTACATCAGGTTGAAGTTGGCCAAATTGATTAAGAATTTCAAAGAAAATACTAGCGGCATAGAAGGTCTTTGCAGTACCCCTGCAACAAGGTTTAGAGTTAACAAAAGAATCAGATGATATACATTTGAACAAGGGAAAGGACTGATAATCCCAAATTAGGGACATTTTGCTACCTTCTTCTAACCATGGTATGCCACATATGGaaattgaattaaatattaCGAAATCACATGGATTCCTTTTTCTTTACTCTATCTAAGGAAAGTGGAAACCAATAAAGGAGAGATAgccttatataattaatatgataaGAGTTATAACAGAAAGAAAATCTATGTTTGTAAAACAGTGAGCTCGTTGAAACTACTTGAAATGAAATTGTATATTTAACCTTCCTCTCGAATAAAGATATATGTAAatgaccccccccccccccccccccccctccccctttTTCTCCTCCTCTCTCCATATATATCTCACTTGCAACACCATGTATAACAGTATAACAGAAAGATGGACCTTTATTCACCCAGGTCACCAAGTGAGTCAAACCAACTATCAAGCTTTAATCTTATAACCTCACAAGTGACCAAATTGCTGTTTGGAGTAATGACTTGCAGACACGTTGAGTGCATATTCAAAGCACAAACATAAGTGATAGATATAAAAATTCATATGGATAAAACgtttaaaacaaaaacaataattcACATATGTCCTAACTTAATTTATATCGAGTCCGTGTACATAGAAAGCAAGTAACATACTTATCAGCTCGGCCAGCCCGGTCTTGCTTATCCGCCTTGGCAAAGACATTCAGTGCAAATCCTTCTATATGTAAACCATCATCCGGTGTCAACTCTAGTGACTTTTTATCCTATTAATGCATAGCATTTATACACAACAAGGCCAGGAATCAATCAAAAAAATGCCGAGAAAATAATATCAGTCATAAACAAAACAGAAACAGTAGAAATTTACGCGGCAGGCACCTTCTCAAGCTGTTTCAT
This genomic window contains:
- the LOC108227581 gene encoding LOW QUALITY PROTEIN: protein HOMOLOG OF MAMMALIAN LYST-INTERACTING PROTEIN 5-like (The sequence of the model RefSeq protein was modified relative to this genomic sequence to represent the inferred CDS: deleted 1 base in 1 codon) — protein: MSKGNENEPAKLLLPFLQRADELQTHDPLVAYYCRLYAMERGLKIPQTERTKTTNALLVSLMKQLEKDKKSLELTPDDGLHIEGFALNVFAKADKQDRAGRADKGTAKTFYAASIFFEILNQFGQLQPDLEQKQKYAAWKAADISKALKEGRKPVPGPPGVDNDLSSPSSIGFNPETSNMDPAPKSAPEFDPSSHNYDKIDRQLSSNTAPSHPSSFLSSTSPNIAPSSYTSTTNKIQSPSFPQPPSTDDYPSHNFHQQPLNDDYPSLQPPNLTSRSENNSNDHLYQQQPFPEEPQPHLPQYQTQDIPSHSFPNFQTYPSFTESSLPAAPSHYPSFYQGPDSSYNITSASIPLNFPSTAQQSSNGRNGNIPDPAPISVQEYQYDSNYQPSPEKIAEAHKAAKFAVGALAFDDVSIAIDYLKKSLELLTNPSAGQ